In Macaca thibetana thibetana isolate TM-01 chromosome 8, ASM2454274v1, whole genome shotgun sequence, one DNA window encodes the following:
- the FSBP gene encoding fibrinogen silencer-binding protein, with protein sequence MVGKARSSNFTLSEKLDLLKLVKPYVKILEEHTNKHSVIVEKNRCWDIIAVNYNAIGVDRPPRTAQGLRTLYKRLKEYAKQELLQQKDTQSDFKSNISEPTKKVMEMIPQISSFCLVRDRNHIQSANLDEEAQAGTSSLQVMLDHHPVAITVEVKQEEDIKPPPPLILNSQQSDTLEQREEHELVHVMERSLSPSLSSVDMRMTSSPSSIPRRDDFFRHESGEHFRSLLGYDPQILQMLKEEHQIILENQKNFGLYVQEKRDGLKRRQQLEEELLRAKIEVEKLKAIRLRHDLPEYNSL encoded by the exons ATGGTAGGAAAGGCTAGATCTTCCAATTTTACCTTATCCGAAAAGCTTGATTTGCTAAAGCTTGTGAAGCCATATGTGAAAATTCTCGAAGAACACACTAATAAACATTCAGTAATAGTGGAAAAGAATAGATGTTGGGATATCATAGCAGTTAACTATAATGCAATTGGAGTAGACCGCCCTCCTCGAACAGCACAGGGCCTACGCACCCTTTACAAAAGGCTCAAAGAATATGCCAAACAGGAGCTATTGCAGCAAAAAGATACCCAATcagattttaaaagcaatatttcTGAGCCAACCAAGAAAGTTATGGAGATGATTCCCCagatttccagtttttgcctggtAAGAGACAGGAACCACATACAAAG TGCAAACTTGGATGAGGAGGCACAGGCTGGTACCAGTTCACTACAGGTAATGTTGGATCACCATCCTGTTGCTATTACAGTGGAGGTGAAGCAAGAAGAAGACATTAAACCACCTCCTCCACTGATTTTAAATTCTCAACAGAGTGATACTTTAGAGCAAAGAGAAGAACATGAATTAGTACATGTTATGGAAAGATCCTTGTCGCCTTCACTTTCCTCTGTTGATATGAGAATGACATCGTCTCCATCTTCTATTCCAAGGAGAGATGATTTTTTTCGGCATGAGAGTGGTGAACACTTTAGGTCACTATTAGGGTATGATCCTCAGATCCTGCAAATGTTGAAAGAGGAGCATcagataattttagaaaatcaaaaaaattttgGATTGTATGTTCAGGAGAAGAGGGATGGATTGAAAAGAAGGCAGCAGCTAGAGGAAGAGCTACTAAGAGCAAAAATTGAAGTGGAGAAGCTGAAAGCAATTCGCTTACGGCATGATCTACCTGAATATAACAgtctctaa